In one window of Candidatus Scalindua sp. DNA:
- a CDS encoding LysM peptidoglycan-binding domain-containing protein, with translation MKILSRKRNLLILMYALSSCNYVQEFSQPQITAYSPPGRNEIKTVAILPFKNLTDNDEIPAILRQSLYSNLSLLDYDLKNIKDIDNRLEMASYHPSDLEEIGHYKLGRILSTDALIYGTVTKCSKLNGIVYSRIALGAEIMMVQTSNSEIIWKANHVELTHSGTPPVSPFSIPEKIICSTINMRDKVIRDTADTLAKKFVKGIPEGNFNDSLDTCLISIKTTGNREEVHYTVKPEDTLFKIAKKFYGEGSKWKSIESVNNQINSASLRVGQDLILPDIPILRNMEDAELLHSTNHNKAVYKVKWGDSLFNIASTLYHDSDKWHLILEENQDVIKDTKEILVGQILLIPLNHEIHKVSQILY, from the coding sequence ATGAAAATCCTCTCTAGAAAACGCAATCTTCTCATTTTGATGTATGCCTTATCCTCTTGTAACTATGTACAGGAGTTTTCGCAGCCGCAGATAACGGCCTACTCTCCCCCAGGTCGGAATGAAATTAAAACGGTTGCAATCCTGCCATTTAAAAATCTTACGGATAACGATGAAATCCCCGCAATTCTCAGGCAATCTCTTTACAGCAATCTGAGTCTGCTCGATTATGATTTAAAAAATATTAAAGATATTGATAACAGGCTTGAGATGGCATCATATCACCCTTCAGACCTTGAAGAAATCGGACATTATAAGCTGGGCAGGATCTTAAGCACGGATGCCCTCATTTACGGTACCGTAACAAAATGCTCAAAACTGAATGGCATTGTCTACTCCCGTATAGCACTGGGAGCAGAAATCATGATGGTTCAAACTTCTAACTCAGAGATTATCTGGAAGGCAAATCATGTGGAACTGACTCATAGTGGCACACCACCTGTATCCCCTTTCAGTATTCCGGAAAAGATCATTTGCAGCACAATCAACATGAGAGACAAGGTGATCCGCGATACGGCAGATACACTGGCCAAAAAATTTGTGAAAGGCATCCCCGAAGGAAATTTTAATGACTCACTGGATACCTGTCTAATCAGTATTAAAACAACAGGGAACAGAGAGGAGGTGCATTATACGGTCAAACCAGAAGACACCCTCTTTAAGATAGCAAAGAAGTTTTACGGAGAGGGATCAAAATGGAAAAGTATCGAGTCCGTCAATAATCAAATCAACAGCGCCTCACTCAGAGTTGGCCAGGATTTAATCCTTCCTGATATACCCATACTCAGGAATATGGAAGATGCGGAACTATTGCACAGTACGAATCATAATAAAGCAGTTTACAAGGTAAAATGGGGAGATTCCCTGTTCAATATTGCCTCAACACTCTATCATGACAGTGATAAATGGCATCTTATTTTAGAGGAAAACCAGGATGTCATTAAAGACACAAAAGAGATCCTTGTTGGACAGATATTACTCATTCCCCTGAACCATGAAATTCACAAGGTTTCTCAAATACTCTACTAG
- a CDS encoding sugar nucleotide-binding protein, whose translation MTLPAFLPLLITGTTGVPGYNAYTYFHTKYPGHVTAIRPVRYWPLKGEGIVPLDIEDHHGLAELIKEKKFNSVLHAAGTCGLKSCEMNPELAYHVNVQTVKNVLRMIGSRAVRLIVLSTDLVFPGKLSGTYEEEDAVSPVTVYGRTMVMAEEHVVKNYTPAVILRISLPMGVSVNGHAGAIDWILSRFKKNKPATLYYDEVRSPFYCEDFNKIVELALGNTMKGIYHLGSRRGLSLYQIGQIINKLGGYSPHLLRGCMREEAGPIPPRAGNVTMNSRKLIHALGMDPFRNWPYYDYHVPGKDDWHYDRSEDTAYSPGHIHRYLYKVPVAC comes from the coding sequence ATGACACTGCCAGCTTTTCTCCCACTCTTAATTACGGGTACAACCGGGGTTCCCGGCTATAATGCCTATACATATTTTCACACGAAATATCCCGGCCACGTAACGGCAATTCGTCCTGTTCGCTATTGGCCTCTCAAGGGAGAAGGTATAGTGCCGCTTGATATTGAGGATCATCATGGACTTGCCGAGTTAATCAAGGAAAAGAAATTTAATTCTGTCTTACATGCAGCCGGAACCTGTGGGTTGAAATCGTGCGAAATGAATCCGGAACTGGCATATCATGTAAATGTCCAGACGGTAAAAAATGTATTGCGGATGATAGGAAGCCGTGCTGTCCGGCTTATTGTCCTCTCGACAGACCTGGTATTTCCCGGAAAATTATCAGGGACCTATGAGGAAGAAGATGCTGTATCTCCCGTTACGGTCTATGGCAGAACTATGGTAATGGCAGAAGAGCATGTGGTTAAAAACTATACACCAGCCGTTATTCTCCGAATATCTCTGCCTATGGGGGTCAGCGTAAACGGACATGCAGGGGCCATAGATTGGATATTATCACGGTTTAAAAAGAACAAACCGGCAACGCTCTATTATGATGAGGTGAGGTCTCCCTTTTATTGCGAAGATTTTAATAAAATTGTAGAACTTGCTCTGGGGAACACTATGAAGGGTATATATCATCTCGGATCCCGGAGAGGACTCAGCCTCTATCAAATTGGACAGATAATTAACAAGCTCGGTGGATACTCTCCACACTTACTCAGGGGATGCATGCGCGAAGAAGCCGGGCCGATACCTCCCCGTGCCGGGAATGTTACCATGAATAGCCGGAAACTGATTCATGCTCTGGGGATGGACCCATTTCGCAACTGGCCATATTATGATTACCATGTTCCGGGTAAAGACGACTGGCATTATGACCGTTCGGAAGATACTGCCTATTCCCCTGGTCATATTCACAGATATCTTTACAAAGTCCCTGTTGCCTGCTGA
- a CDS encoding glycosyltransferase family 2 protein, which translates to MVDISFIIVNWNTRDILINCLHSIYHTAKDIDFEICVVDNNSHDGSQEAVRKHFPDITLIENRSNTGFAYANNQALRIMEGRFAVLLNSDTVLKEGAITTLHSFMKESPETGVAGVQLLNEDGSKQNSIDNFPALETELLNKSFLRLLFPRKYPSKIRNLDKPTEVNSVIGACIMVRKEAIDEVGILDDDYFFFLEETDWCFRMLRKGWKVHHVPSVRVLHLAGHSKKKVPWQAQIEYYRSLYLFFRKNRGFGSYMILRVLKPFKVFINLALIFLGNLILLFQNEGQRNKLVRYYKLFIWHLLFCPESMGIRR; encoded by the coding sequence TTGGTAGATATCTCTTTTATAATCGTAAATTGGAATACCCGGGATATCTTGATAAATTGTCTGCATTCAATTTATCATACTGCCAAGGATATCGATTTTGAGATCTGTGTTGTCGACAATAACTCGCATGACGGAAGTCAGGAAGCAGTACGCAAACACTTCCCGGATATCACCTTAATCGAAAACAGATCAAACACCGGCTTTGCCTATGCAAACAACCAGGCTCTCAGAATTATGGAGGGGAGATTCGCCGTACTCCTCAACAGTGATACTGTCCTCAAGGAAGGGGCAATAACTACCCTCCACTCGTTTATGAAAGAGTCACCAGAGACAGGAGTGGCAGGTGTACAGCTCCTGAACGAGGATGGCTCTAAACAGAATTCAATCGATAATTTCCCCGCCCTGGAGACAGAACTCCTTAACAAAAGTTTCCTCCGTCTCCTGTTCCCGCGCAAATACCCGAGTAAGATCAGGAACCTTGACAAACCAACAGAGGTGAATTCAGTAATCGGGGCGTGCATAATGGTGCGAAAAGAGGCGATAGATGAGGTTGGAATCCTTGACGATGATTACTTTTTCTTTCTTGAAGAGACCGACTGGTGTTTTCGGATGCTCAGGAAAGGATGGAAGGTGCACCATGTCCCATCTGTCAGAGTTCTTCATCTTGCAGGACACAGCAAAAAAAAGGTTCCCTGGCAGGCACAGATAGAGTATTATCGTTCTCTCTATCTGTTTTTCAGGAAAAACAGAGGTTTTGGCTCATACATGATCCTCCGGGTACTTAAACCTTTTAAGGTCTTCATAAACCTTGCCCTGATCTTTCTTGGAAACCTGATATTACTGTTTCAAAACGAAGGGCAAAGAAACAAACTGGTAAGATACTATAAATTATTCATATGGCATTTACTTTTCTGCCCTGAGAGCATGGGTATTCGGAGGTAA
- a CDS encoding type II toxin-antitoxin system prevent-host-death family antitoxin translates to MEASIVDLRRKMSEVIKALDRNESVTILYRGKKKGVLVPIKKRANKEKPIKEHPAYGIWKNRDDIKNVDEYVRKLRKGRIDDL, encoded by the coding sequence ATGGAGGCATCTATAGTAGATTTGAGACGAAAAATGAGTGAAGTGATAAAAGCTCTGGATCGAAATGAATCAGTAACTATTCTTTACCGGGGGAAAAAGAAGGGGGTTCTCGTTCCAATAAAGAAAAGAGCCAATAAAGAAAAACCAATCAAAGAACATCCTGCATACGGTATTTGGAAAAATCGTGATGATATCAAAAATGTTGATGAGTATGTAAGGAAGTTACGAAAAGGAAGGATTGATGATCTTTGA
- the speB gene encoding agmatinase, which produces MGQMDTIKKYILGTSPFGAFKYGYKDEAEAYAESRVVVVGVPYDGTTTFQPGTRNGPSCILHASPNLEHYDKDLGNIFEIGIYTAGIVDIEDIHVNPEDVINRVYEVSRKYISDDKFLVTIGGEHSVTQGCVRAYREKYENLSVLQLDAHHDLMEKYGGSRYSHASVARRLIDMGCSLTQFGIRVTSEEEHHYINNKAEGLMIFYAQEIYNNTRWHEEAIDSLKDNVYLTLDLDGLDPSIMPSTGTPVPGGLGWYETLNFLRKVYEARKVVGLDVMELQPIPGNESPNFLAADLIYKNIGFLKKY; this is translated from the coding sequence ATGGGACAGATGGATACTATCAAAAAATATATCCTGGGCACATCGCCCTTTGGTGCCTTCAAATATGGTTATAAAGACGAGGCGGAGGCATATGCAGAATCGAGGGTCGTCGTTGTCGGTGTACCCTACGACGGAACAACAACCTTTCAACCAGGTACCAGAAACGGACCAAGCTGTATCTTACACGCATCCCCAAACCTTGAGCACTACGATAAAGACCTGGGGAACATCTTTGAAATAGGAATATATACTGCAGGAATCGTAGATATTGAAGACATACACGTAAATCCCGAAGATGTCATTAACAGGGTTTATGAAGTCAGCAGAAAGTATATTTCAGATGACAAATTCCTGGTTACCATAGGAGGTGAACACTCTGTGACACAGGGGTGCGTAAGGGCGTACAGAGAAAAATATGAAAATCTGTCAGTTCTCCAACTCGATGCACATCACGATCTCATGGAAAAATACGGAGGTTCGAGATACAGCCATGCCAGTGTGGCCAGGAGACTCATCGATATGGGGTGCAGCCTGACACAGTTTGGTATACGTGTTACGTCTGAGGAAGAGCATCATTATATAAACAACAAAGCTGAGGGTCTCATGATATTTTACGCTCAGGAGATCTACAATAATACCCGCTGGCACGAAGAGGCGATCGATTCATTAAAAGACAACGTTTACCTGACACTGGACCTTGACGGACTTGACCCCTCCATAATGCCTTCGACAGGTACACCTGTTCCGGGCGGACTTGGCTGGTACGAAACCCTCAATTTTCTCAGAAAGGTATATGAAGCCAGAAAAGTCGTCGGCCTTGACGTTATGGAGCTCCAGCCAATCCCGGGAAATGAGTCGCCGAATTTCCTCGCAGCCGATCTGATCTACAAGAATATAGGGTTTTTAAAGAAATATTAA
- a CDS encoding protein phosphatase 2C domain-containing protein, translating into MRTIHKSIAGKNKPENQDSFLVDEKEGIFIIADGMSGWNGRNASTTAIHSIFKSLPLLLNSRMKSDAMSAALKISLKEADKEVTSLQERSGTTIDIGIIRDEVFHLAHIGDSRVYLLYENLNFEQVTNDMARPQSLYHGREPQDEIEKKILSLTKSYMPSNWIGDHDSGHEKLFQFESIPLLDVRRILMTTDGLTDLTLDNEIREALLTRNLQDASDKLESYIGYPNKISETFITHLEFFLENHLKEQSILSMLDPIFNQFSNNANMRKMREHYKNSLITDERHREFILGYFKKFPETKDCFLGYLNNLLSFSDDTTFIIIEPNGENFRQSLK; encoded by the coding sequence TTGAGAACCATACACAAATCAATAGCAGGTAAGAACAAACCGGAGAATCAGGACTCTTTTCTCGTAGATGAAAAGGAGGGCATTTTCATTATTGCTGACGGAATGAGCGGCTGGAATGGCAGGAATGCCAGTACTACAGCCATACACTCTATTTTCAAATCGTTACCGTTACTGCTGAACAGTCGCATGAAGAGTGATGCAATGAGTGCCGCCCTGAAAATATCATTAAAAGAAGCAGACAAAGAGGTAACTTCATTACAGGAAAGATCGGGAACTACTATTGATATCGGCATTATACGGGATGAAGTCTTTCACCTGGCACATATTGGTGATAGCCGCGTTTATCTCCTGTATGAAAATCTCAATTTTGAGCAGGTCACCAACGATATGGCAAGACCTCAATCTTTATACCACGGGAGAGAACCGCAGGATGAGATAGAAAAAAAGATCCTTTCGCTCACCAAGAGCTATATGCCGTCCAATTGGATCGGAGATCACGATTCCGGGCACGAAAAACTTTTTCAATTTGAAAGCATACCCCTCCTGGACGTAAGAAGGATATTGATGACAACTGACGGCCTGACAGACCTCACCCTCGACAATGAGATCAGGGAGGCCTTACTCACGAGGAACCTGCAGGATGCCTCAGACAAATTAGAGTCATACATCGGGTATCCAAATAAAATAAGTGAGACATTTATCACCCATCTTGAATTCTTTCTTGAAAACCACCTCAAAGAGCAGAGTATTTTATCCATGCTCGATCCCATTTTTAATCAGTTCAGTAATAACGCCAATATGAGAAAAATGAGGGAGCATTATAAAAACAGTCTCATCACCGATGAAAGGCACAGAGAGTTCATTCTTGGTTATTTCAAAAAATTTCCAGAGACAAAAGACTGCTTCCTCGGCTACCTGAATAATCTGCTGAGTTTTAGTGATGATACTACTTTTATTATCATTGAACCGAATGGAGAAAATTTCAGACAAAGCCTGAAATGA
- a CDS encoding glutamine--tRNA ligase/YqeY domain fusion protein, translating to MKSENNKQESDSGNGKGKGPSVDFIRTKVADDIKTGRWGGKVITRFPPEPNGYLHIGHGKAICLSFGIAAENSGGRCHLRFDDTNPVTEEARYADSIQEDIRWLGWDWGENLFYASDYFEKMYEYAVILVKKGRAYVCDLTFEQFSEYRGTLTTPGRESPFRSRSVEENLDLLGRMRNGEFEEGSRVLRAKIDMKSPNLNMRDPVMYRIIHAVHFRTGSKWCIYPTYDWAHGLEDSLEGVTHSICTLEFENHRPLYDWYLDQLEVHHPQQIEFARLELTYTIMSKRKLLQLVEEGHVKGWDDPRMPTICGMRRRGYTPESIRTFCRRIGVNKFNSTIDIALLEHCLREDLNSTSRRVMAVLCPLKVVIDNFPENEVEWMDAVNNPGDASAGMRRVPFSKVLYIEQDDFMEDPPRKFFRLSPGSEVRLRYAYFVTCTDVVKDEHGQIVELHCTYDPATRGGNAPDGRKVKSTLHWVSAARAKKAEVRLYEHLFTRERPEDVAEGSDFTSNLDLNSLKVLSGCMVEPSLGEAKPLERFQFERLGYFCVDPDTKDASLVFNRTVTLRDTWAKVQKSEKREKSIL from the coding sequence ATGAAATCTGAAAACAACAAACAGGAGAGTGACAGTGGAAATGGTAAAGGTAAAGGACCCTCTGTGGACTTTATCAGGACAAAGGTTGCCGACGATATAAAAACAGGCAGATGGGGGGGTAAGGTAATAACGAGGTTTCCTCCGGAGCCGAATGGCTATCTCCATATCGGTCATGGTAAGGCAATCTGTCTCAGTTTTGGTATTGCAGCGGAAAACAGCGGAGGCCGCTGCCATCTGAGGTTTGACGATACCAACCCTGTTACGGAGGAAGCAAGGTATGCGGACTCGATCCAGGAAGATATCCGGTGGTTGGGTTGGGATTGGGGTGAAAATCTCTTTTACGCGTCTGACTATTTTGAGAAGATGTACGAATACGCAGTGATTCTGGTAAAAAAGGGCCGTGCATATGTCTGTGATTTAACTTTTGAACAATTCAGTGAGTACCGAGGAACATTGACAACACCTGGCAGAGAGAGTCCTTTTCGCAGCCGCAGTGTTGAGGAGAACCTGGATCTTCTGGGGAGAATGAGGAATGGTGAGTTTGAAGAAGGGTCCCGGGTCCTTCGGGCAAAGATCGATATGAAATCACCCAATCTCAATATGCGAGATCCTGTTATGTACCGTATTATCCATGCTGTCCATTTTCGAACCGGTAGTAAATGGTGCATCTATCCCACATATGATTGGGCCCATGGTCTGGAGGACTCTCTCGAAGGTGTTACCCATTCAATCTGTACCTTAGAATTTGAGAATCACCGGCCATTATACGACTGGTATCTCGATCAGCTTGAAGTTCATCATCCCCAACAGATCGAATTCGCCCGTCTGGAACTTACTTATACCATTATGAGTAAACGGAAACTTTTGCAGTTGGTAGAGGAGGGGCACGTGAAAGGGTGGGATGATCCTCGAATGCCGACTATTTGCGGCATGCGGAGACGGGGTTATACTCCTGAGTCCATTCGTACATTCTGTAGACGCATTGGTGTTAACAAATTTAACAGCACGATTGATATTGCCTTGCTGGAACACTGTTTGAGGGAGGATCTCAACAGCACATCTCGCCGGGTAATGGCAGTGTTATGTCCATTAAAAGTTGTTATAGACAACTTTCCGGAAAACGAGGTTGAGTGGATGGACGCCGTTAATAATCCAGGTGACGCTAGTGCTGGTATGAGGAGGGTGCCGTTTTCAAAGGTGTTGTATATCGAGCAGGATGATTTCATGGAAGATCCTCCCCGGAAGTTTTTTCGTCTGTCACCTGGCAGTGAAGTTAGATTGCGTTATGCATATTTTGTTACCTGTACTGATGTCGTTAAGGATGAACATGGACAGATTGTTGAACTGCACTGCACCTATGACCCGGCTACACGTGGAGGTAATGCTCCTGACGGACGTAAGGTCAAATCGACACTTCACTGGGTATCTGCCGCCCGGGCAAAAAAGGCTGAAGTCAGATTATATGAACATCTTTTTACCCGGGAACGACCAGAAGACGTTGCAGAAGGAAGTGATTTCACATCAAATCTGGATTTGAATTCGCTCAAAGTTCTTTCCGGCTGCATGGTAGAACCGAGTTTGGGAGAAGCAAAACCACTTGAGAGGTTTCAATTTGAAAGGCTTGGCTATTTTTGTGTGGATCCCGATACTAAAGATGCTTCACTTGTTTTTAATCGAACGGTAACACTCCGTGATACCTGGGCAAAGGTGCAAAAGAGTGAGAAGAGAGAGAAGTCTATTTTGTGA
- a CDS encoding AarF/UbiB family protein: MQNGTIPTKVKKNGIEWTVRKGYEDLQDRFNLTCLHSALQKIPHTIIKDTKVRSVFFIPDSDTNMRGIYVKCFKERDSRDFNKYLDCVKHLFVRTKAETEWNVGNRLLSKEINTALPLAIAENRSWFFRKNSMLITGAIPDSKSLIDFCQSSFHDTQSEEASIRKKNLINTLAEFVRDIHSKGFFHSDFHAGNILIQFHHDHTGQDQPYSFYLIDLHHVKILKTLSKRKILYNLAQLFNSLSSSLTQYDRRQFFQSYGKDSFGKQKERQKLVDQIDTISCRLRFTHYKSRLKRCLKRSSLFSKRKFDGFTIFFRKGYDTEFFFDLLEKHDTALAHKLCDTILKQDRKTILTRHPFQDKEIQTVVVKHYKSPPGFGLIKNSFRKSPGKKAWISGNGLLLYGFDAPLPLTLIEKRVLGVVTDSYLIMEAVSHSLEMDRYIVKNFHDQEESRLPVIVKMKRSFIDQFAQIIAKMHNKRVFHHDLKTCNIMVKANSAFDFTFLDFDKVTFGKNVRIRERIRNLTQINLSTPGCITLKDRLRFLGEYLRQCNLQEAKRTIRNEISAMSKREKILYVTGKGDVTEDW; the protein is encoded by the coding sequence ATGCAGAACGGTACAATACCAACCAAAGTAAAAAAGAATGGAATTGAATGGACGGTACGTAAAGGGTATGAGGATCTTCAAGACAGGTTTAATCTTACCTGTCTCCATTCAGCATTACAGAAAATCCCGCATACGATAATAAAAGATACAAAGGTGAGATCTGTTTTTTTTATACCGGACTCAGACACTAATATGAGAGGTATATATGTCAAGTGTTTCAAGGAGAGAGATTCCAGAGACTTTAACAAATATCTCGATTGCGTCAAGCATCTCTTTGTCAGGACGAAAGCCGAAACAGAATGGAATGTGGGAAACAGACTGTTAAGCAAGGAGATTAACACTGCACTCCCCCTGGCAATAGCTGAAAACAGGTCGTGGTTTTTCCGGAAAAACAGCATGCTGATTACAGGGGCCATACCAGATAGTAAATCCCTGATAGATTTTTGTCAATCGAGCTTTCACGACACCCAATCCGAAGAGGCATCCATCAGAAAAAAGAACCTCATCAATACTCTGGCAGAATTTGTCAGAGATATCCACAGTAAGGGGTTCTTTCACAGCGACTTCCATGCAGGTAATATTTTAATACAATTCCACCATGATCATACCGGGCAGGACCAGCCGTATTCGTTTTATCTGATAGACCTCCACCACGTAAAGATACTGAAGACATTATCAAAACGGAAGATCCTGTACAACCTCGCACAATTATTTAATTCACTCTCTTCATCCTTGACACAATATGACAGGAGACAGTTTTTCCAATCGTATGGAAAAGATAGTTTTGGCAAACAGAAAGAGAGGCAGAAACTTGTGGACCAGATAGATACAATATCCTGCAGGTTAAGGTTCACCCATTATAAAAGCCGGCTGAAGAGATGTCTGAAAAGAAGCAGTCTCTTTTCAAAGAGAAAGTTTGACGGTTTCACGATATTTTTCAGAAAGGGCTATGATACGGAATTTTTTTTTGACCTCTTGGAAAAACATGATACGGCTCTGGCACATAAGCTGTGCGACACAATCCTGAAACAAGACAGAAAGACCATCTTAACCCGGCACCCTTTTCAGGATAAAGAGATCCAGACCGTTGTAGTAAAGCACTATAAATCTCCTCCCGGGTTTGGTCTCATAAAAAACAGCTTCCGGAAGTCACCGGGAAAGAAAGCCTGGATTTCCGGAAATGGTTTATTACTATATGGATTTGATGCTCCTCTGCCGCTCACCTTAATAGAAAAAAGGGTACTCGGAGTTGTCACGGACAGCTACCTGATCATGGAAGCAGTCTCTCACTCGCTTGAGATGGACAGATATATCGTAAAGAATTTCCACGACCAGGAGGAATCCAGATTACCCGTAATTGTAAAGATGAAAAGAAGTTTTATAGACCAGTTCGCGCAAATCATTGCGAAAATGCATAATAAGAGGGTTTTTCATCACGACCTGAAGACCTGTAATATAATGGTAAAGGCCAATTCAGCGTTCGATTTCACTTTCCTCGATTTTGATAAAGTGACATTCGGGAAAAACGTGCGTATCCGGGAAAGGATAAGGAATTTAACACAGATCAATCTCTCAACTCCAGGGTGTATCACCCTGAAGGATCGACTGAGATTTTTAGGGGAATACCTCAGGCAATGTAACTTACAAGAGGCAAAAAGAACCATACGCAATGAAATTTCCGCTATGAGTAAGAGAGAAAAAATACTCTATGTTACCGGTAAAGGAGATGTGACGGAAGATTGGTAG
- a CDS encoding type II toxin-antitoxin system VapC family toxin, protein MIFDTDILIWFLRGNEKAAHVIENEDLRKISTITYLELFQGVKSKQESKQIRHFISDYSFEVIPLSENIGHRAIIYMEQYGLKVDVCLSDVLIAASTVETNEILYTGNTKHYRIIPDLEIKQFRV, encoded by the coding sequence ATGATCTTTGATACAGACATATTGATATGGTTTCTGAGAGGTAATGAGAAAGCTGCTCATGTAATTGAAAATGAAGATTTAAGAAAGATTTCAACAATTACCTATTTAGAATTGTTTCAAGGTGTAAAAAGCAAACAAGAGAGTAAACAGATACGCCACTTCATATCTGACTATTCATTTGAAGTAATACCTCTAAGTGAAAATATTGGCCATAGAGCAATTATATATATGGAACAATATGGCCTTAAGGTCGATGTATGTTTATCTGATGTCTTAATTGCTGCATCAACAGTAGAGACCAATGAAATATTATATACAGGAAATACAAAGCATTATAGAATTATACCAGATTTAGAAATCAAACAGTTTCGTGTGTAA
- a CDS encoding monooxygenase: protein MRKLLQVDFDFAGPFGEEMADKLAGLAESINNEPGIIWKIWTESQKDQLGGGIYLFEDEASANSYLKMHSARLKEMGVKEVRGQIFDVNVPLSTINKGPVA from the coding sequence GTGAGAAAATTATTACAAGTAGATTTCGATTTCGCAGGTCCATTTGGTGAGGAAATGGCAGACAAGTTGGCAGGCTTAGCTGAGTCAATTAACAATGAGCCGGGTATCATTTGGAAAATTTGGACGGAAAGTCAAAAAGATCAATTAGGCGGAGGTATTTACCTATTTGAAGATGAGGCATCTGCTAATTCTTACCTAAAAATGCATTCAGCTCGCTTGAAAGAGATGGGAGTAAAGGAGGTTCGAGGACAGATATTCGATGTGAATGTTCCTTTATCTACTATCAATAAGGGCCCTGTCGCCTAG